The following is a genomic window from Microbacterium sp. No. 7.
CATACCAAACAGGTGCGGCCCACTCCCCCATGGAACGAATCCGGAGCAACCGCAGCGGTGGGACGCGTATCGGAGAACGTTCGCGCAGACGTGGCGCGGGCAGCTCATTGCGATGACTTCGCGATGACACGATCAAATCTCACCAACTAAAAAGTCCCGGGAACCCTTGAGTTCCCGGGACTTTTCGGTCGACATTGTCTACCTCTGTTCCAATAATTCAGCGACCCCTGTTACGGCCACTCAGCTTCGCGAGATTTCCGCCGCAATCGGCGATTTCCCGCGAGAGTTCAAACCACGGACGCAGCGGCGTTGGAACCGGCTGAGCGACGAGGATCGCGCGACGGTCGCCGCTCGATATGGAGCGGGCGAGACATCGACTGCGCTCGCTGCCGAGTACGGCGTTGCCAAGTCCACCATCCTCGGCATCCTGCGGGAGAAGCGCACTGTGGTGAGGCGACAGCCACTCGCGGCAGAGCAGGTGATTGAGGCGGTGCGACTGTACGCATCCGGCTTATCGCTCTCGCAGGTTGCCGACCAGCTGGACGTGAACCAGGAGACGATGCGCATGGCGGTCCTCAAGGCTGGGGTCGTCCTTCGCCCGCCGACCGGGGCTTGAGCGAGCACGCTACGCAGTGCGCGGAGCCCCTCCTCTACGGTACGGAAGTTCGCGCACCCGCCCGCCGTCGCGCTCCTCAGAGTCGACGTACGCGAATCGCCTTCCTTGTTCCTGCGACCGCCATGCGCCCGCGGGAGACCTCGACCTTCGGCCGGTAGGCGTAGTGATATTCATAGTGGTACTTGACTATGGCAGCGTAAGTCGGACCCACCAGGGCAATCTAAGCGGAGACCACTTGCTGCTTGACGGGGTGTCCACGGCAGCCTGAGCCGAGTCCACCTCCACCGTTGACGGAACTGTTGTTCCGGATGCTGATGGTGGAGGTTTGGGATGGGATCTCGGGTGGATGTGTTCGCGGCGATTCGGCGTGATGCGCGGGTGGAGGAGCTCTCGATCAGAGAGCTTGCGCGCCGTCATCACGTTGGGCGAGCGACGGTGCGGCAGGCGTTGGCTTCGCCGGAACCGCCGCCGAAGAAGACGCGGGTGAGGTCGGCGCCGAGGCTTGACCGGTTCAAGCCCGCGATCGACGCGATGCTGCGGGAGGATCTGACGGCACCAAGGAAGCAGCGCCACACCGCGACCCGGGTACTGGATCGTCTTATTGAGGAGCACGGAGCGACTGAATTGTCGTATTCGACTGTTCGTAACTACGTCCGCTTTCGCCGGCCCGAGATCGACGCGGTCGCGGGCCGGCGGGTGGAGGTCTTCATCCCTCAAGACCACCAGCCAGGTGCGGAGGCTGAGGTCGATTTCGGCGAGGTGTGGGTGGTGCTAGCTGGGGTGAAGACGAAGTGCCACATGTTCGTGTTCCGGCTCTCTCACTCGGGGAAGGCGATCCACCGGGTTTATTCGACTCAGTCGCAGGAAGCATTCCTCGAGGGCCACATTGATGCGTTCGAAGAGATTGGCGGCATCCCGACCCGGCATATCCGTTACGACAATCTGACATCGGCAGTCCAGGCGGTGCTCTATGGCAACGGGCGCGGCCGGATCGAGAACGAGCGGTGGGTGCTGTTCCGCTCCCACTACGGGTTCGATTCGTTCTACTGCCAACCCGGTATCACGGGCGCACATGAGAAGGGCGGCGTTGAGGGTGAGGTCGGGCGGTTCCGGCGAACACATTTGACACCCATGCCGGTTGTCGATTCCCTCGCAGAACTCAACGCGAGAATCCGCGCCTGGGACGCGGCGGATGACAGGCGGCGGATCGCGTCGCGGATTCGCACAGTCGGCCAGGACTTCGCCGTCGAACAGGCACTGCTGTCGCCGCTGCCGTATGAGCGATTCGATCCAGGCCTGACGCTGCATCCGCGGGTCGACAGGTCGAGTCTGATCACGGTTCGGATGGCGAAGTACTCCGTCCCCGCCCATCTGATCGGCCGGAACGTCCGCGTCTCATTACGCGCGTCCGTGGTCGTCGTTTTCGACGGGCACCAGGAAGTTGCCCGCCATGAGCGAGTTGTCGCGCGCGGCGGACAATCAGTCGTCCTCGACCATTACCTCGAGGTGTTGCGTCAGAAGCCCGGAGCGCTCCCGGGAGCCACCGCCTTAGCGAGGGCGCGGGAGGCCGGAGTGTTTACGGCTGCCCACGATGCGTTCTGGGCGGCCGCCCGCAAGACCGATGGTGATGCCGTCGGCACGCGAGCCCTCATTGATGTTCTGCTTCTGCACCGGAGCATGCCCGCAGAGGAAGTGATCGCCGGCATCCACGCAGCACTCCAAGTCGGGGCAGTCACCGCCGATGTCGTCGCTGTCGAAGCCCGCAGACAAACTTCGACGGGTGGGCCTGGCCTGCATGGTCATCTCCGTGAACTCGCGTCTGGCCGCGAGCAACGAGTTGTCAGTCTCACCCAACGCCGTCTCGCTGATCCGGCCGCGGTGATCGCAGGTCTCCCGGCCGACACGAGACCACTGCCGAGTGTCGCCGGCTACGACGAACTCTTGGAACGTCGGGCACGCCCGACGCTCACGGACGAAGCGATTGATCGGGAAGGAACCACGGGAACATGACCACGAAACCCACCACCGTCACGACGACGCTGCGCCGGAGACGCGGGCTCACCGAAGAAGCAGCGATCGCGGCTGTCGATCAGGCCTGCCGGCGTCTCCGGCTCCCGACTGTCCGCGCCGTCGTTGACGAGGCCCTGGTGACCGCGAACCGAGAGCAGCTGTCCTACCAAGGGTTCCTGGCAGAGCTACTGCTCGCGGAGTGCGATGATCGCGATCGGCGCTCCTCGATTCGGCGCGTGTCTGCGGCTGGCTTCCCGCGGAGCAAGTGGCTCGGTGACTTCGATTTCGACGCGAACCCGAACATCAACCCGGCCACGATCCACCAACTCGCTACCGGTGACTGGATCCGCAAAGGCGAACCGCTCTGCCTCATCGGCGACTCCGGTACCGGGAAATCGCATCTACTGATCGGTCTGGGAACCGCGGCTGCAGAGAAGGGCTATCGGGTCAAATACACGCTCGCGACGAAACTCGTCAACGAACTCGTCGAAGCCGCCGACGAGAAGCAGCTCGCCCGCACCATCGCTCGCTACGGCCGCGTCGACTTGCTCTGCATCGATGAACTCGGCTACATGGAACTCGACCGCCGCGGAGCCGAGCTCCTGTTCCAGGTCCTCACCGAACGCGAAGAGAAGAACTCCGTCGCGATAGCCTCCAACGAATCGTTCTCCGGATGGACGAGGACCTTCACCGACCCGAGGCTCTGCGCTGCGATCGTCGACCGACTCACGTTCGGTGGCAGCATCATCGAAACCGGCACCGACTCCTATCGCCTCGCCCACACCCGCCGACTCACTGACCAGGTCTGACCGAGGTCCTAGTAGATCGTCCCCATTGCTTCGCGCACCTGGGCCAGTGTTGACTCCGCCGAAGTGTTCGCAGCCTCATTGCCGTGGCGAAGAATCGCCCGCACGAGATCCTCGTCTTTGGCGAAGGCTTGCCGCCTCACGCGCAACGGTTCCAAGAAGTCGTTCACGGCTGTCGCCGTCATGGCTTTCAGGGCGCTGCTGCCGCCATCACCGATCTCGTCGGCTAACTCGGCTGGCTCGACACCGCGGCACAGCGCGGCCGTCGACAACAGCGCCGAAACACCAGGCCTGTCCTCGGGATCGAAACTGATCCGCCGGTCCTGATCGGTCCGAGTCTGACGAATCACCGCAACTGTCTCGTCCGGTGTCATAGATAACGCGATCGCGTTCCCGTAGCTCTTCGACATCTTCCGACCGTCCAAGCCCGGAACCTCCGGCGTCGACGTGATCAACGCATCCGGAACCGGGAAGACATCCCCATAGCGCTCGTTGAACCGTCGAGCGATCACGCGAGTCATCTCCACATGCGGGAGGTTGTCCTTGCCGACGGGCACGAGATTGCCTTTGCAGAACAGAATGTCGGCCGCCTGGTGCACCGGATAGGTCAAGAGCAACCCGCTCAACGCGCGCCCGGACGCCGCGAGTTCCGCTTTGACGGTCGGATTACGATGCAGTTCCGCCTCGGTGACCAAGCTCAGGAACGGCAGCATCAACTGATTCAGCGCCGGCACCGACGAGTGGGTGAAAATGGTCGTCCGTTCCGGGTCGATGCCCGCGGCGAGATAGTCGAGCACAGCGCTATAGACGTTCTCGCGAACGTGAGCCATCGTGTCTCGGTCGGTGATGACCTGATAGTCCGCGAGCACGAGGAACATCTCGACGCCAGCCTGCTGGAGACGCACCCGTTCCCTGATGGTGCCAAAGTAGTGGCCCAGATGCAGCGGCCCAGTCGGCCGCTCACCCGTGAGGACTCGAAAGTGCTCGGGGTGCTCGGCCACGAGGACCGCGACCTCTGCCGAGCGTTGCGCGGTTGCGATGAAGGACTCCATTTGTGTCTCCCGATGATTGGGAGCTACACGGAGTACTCGGGCCGTTCCACGAGCTGCCGTGCAGCCCGTGAACATACTTCAACCGGCTGCTATCGCAGCCACCACCAAGCGGAACGGTTGAAGTTCATGAACGAGATACTACCGGGGCCCGGAACCAAGACCAGAAACCACAGGGTGGGTCCCGTTTAGATTGCCGCCCTGGGCCCAGCTGAGGTTGACATTCTCACACGCTGAGCTCCGGAGGGAGACCCAGCTGATCACGGAGGGCTGCGAACCTCATGTCGATGTAGCGGAGACTGACCCGACTGCCGCGTTCGGTCGGCCAGAGCATGCCGGCTTCGTCCGTGAAGCGAGGGCGTGCGTGATCCACCCACTGTGCGAGACCTTGGGTGACCCACCCCAGCTCGGGCACGGTCAGCACCGAACGTCGGCGCGGCCCGGAGCCACGCGAGCCCTTACTCCAGCGAACCTCAACGGCACCGAACCGACCGAAACGAGGAGCCGCGCCATTGGAGCGCATATCCGCGACGTCGAGACCGACCGCCTCAGCACGGCGCAGACCATAGGCGTAGATCGTCTTGAATATCTGCGCGTCCCGAAGCGCAGCCAGCGCGCCCTTCCTCCCCTGGTCGAGAATGGACTCAACCCGCGCGTCTGCAGCGGCGAAGAACCGC
Proteins encoded in this region:
- the istA gene encoding IS21 family transposase; amino-acid sequence: MGSRVDVFAAIRRDARVEELSIRELARRHHVGRATVRQALASPEPPPKKTRVRSAPRLDRFKPAIDAMLREDLTAPRKQRHTATRVLDRLIEEHGATELSYSTVRNYVRFRRPEIDAVAGRRVEVFIPQDHQPGAEAEVDFGEVWVVLAGVKTKCHMFVFRLSHSGKAIHRVYSTQSQEAFLEGHIDAFEEIGGIPTRHIRYDNLTSAVQAVLYGNGRGRIENERWVLFRSHYGFDSFYCQPGITGAHEKGGVEGEVGRFRRTHLTPMPVVDSLAELNARIRAWDAADDRRRIASRIRTVGQDFAVEQALLSPLPYERFDPGLTLHPRVDRSSLITVRMAKYSVPAHLIGRNVRVSLRASVVVVFDGHQEVARHERVVARGGQSVVLDHYLEVLRQKPGALPGATALARAREAGVFTAAHDAFWAAARKTDGDAVGTRALIDVLLLHRSMPAEEVIAGIHAALQVGAVTADVVAVEARRQTSTGGPGLHGHLRELASGREQRVVSLTQRRLADPAAVIAGLPADTRPLPSVAGYDELLERRARPTLTDEAIDREGTTGT
- the istB gene encoding IS21-like element helper ATPase IstB; translation: MTTKPTTVTTTLRRRRGLTEEAAIAAVDQACRRLRLPTVRAVVDEALVTANREQLSYQGFLAELLLAECDDRDRRSSIRRVSAAGFPRSKWLGDFDFDANPNINPATIHQLATGDWIRKGEPLCLIGDSGTGKSHLLIGLGTAAAEKGYRVKYTLATKLVNELVEAADEKQLARTIARYGRVDLLCIDELGYMELDRRGAELLFQVLTEREEKNSVAIASNESFSGWTRTFTDPRLCAAIVDRLTFGGSIIETGTDSYRLAHTRRLTDQV
- the trpS gene encoding tryptophan--tRNA ligase, coding for MESFIATAQRSAEVAVLVAEHPEHFRVLTGERPTGPLHLGHYFGTIRERVRLQQAGVEMFLVLADYQVITDRDTMAHVRENVYSAVLDYLAAGIDPERTTIFTHSSVPALNQLMLPFLSLVTEAELHRNPTVKAELAASGRALSGLLLTYPVHQAADILFCKGNLVPVGKDNLPHVEMTRVIARRFNERYGDVFPVPDALITSTPEVPGLDGRKMSKSYGNAIALSMTPDETVAVIRQTRTDQDRRISFDPEDRPGVSALLSTAALCRGVEPAELADEIGDGGSSALKAMTATAVNDFLEPLRVRRQAFAKDEDLVRAILRHGNEAANTSAESTLAQVREAMGTIY